ATCCGGGCCGCTCCGGCGGTATGAGAACTGGAAGGCCCGATCATGACCGGGCCCAGTATATCGAAAATGTTCATCCTTGTTCCTCCTTCAGGGAAATCTTACACTTGTAGTTTACTGTAGAGAGAAGACGGAGGCAAGAAAAAAGGCCAGGAAACCCTGGCTATTAATCAGCGTTCAGCACTGAAGCTCTCTTTTCCGGCCAGCAAATGGCCCAGATAGCCCCTGGCCGGCTCCGTCAACTCTATCTATACCAGTGCTGATGTAATTAAACTTACTACCTTAGCCTTATCCGGCAGCGAACCGGCATGGACCACCTTCTCATTGATCACCAGTCCAGGAGTGGCCATCACCCCGTAGGCCATAATCTGCGGCCAGTCCTGTACCTTGCTGACTTCCGCCTCTACTCCCAGCTCAGCAATAGCTTCCTTGACCAGGGCCTCCAGTTTGGTGCAGTTAGCACAACCAGAGCCCAAAACCTTGATACTCAACATTTCTCTCACCTCCTCCCTCTACCATAACCAGTTAAAGAGATAACCCACCAGCAAAATCCCGCTGCCCACAATTGCCACAAATAGCGCGATCAATCTGGGCTTCAGCACTTGTTTCAGGATAATCATCTCCGGCAAACTGAGAGCAGTTACTGCCATCATAAAAGCCAGTACCGTCCCTAAAGCCATCCCTTTTTCCAGGAAAACGCTAACCAGGGGAATAATCCCGGCGGCATTGGAATAGAGGGGAATCCCGACCAGCACCGCCAGCGGCACCGCATACCAGTGGCCGGGCCCGGCATAGCGCAGGAGAAAGTCCTGGGGTACATACCCGTGCATCCAGGCTCCGATGGCAATAGCCACCAGAATATAAAGCCAGACTTTGCGAATAATGTCTTTGACATACCCCAGCGCATACTGGTGCCTTTCCTGCTGGCTCATTTCCTTTATTTCCTGCTGCCCGACCCGAATCTGATAAACATAATCCTGCACCCAGCTTTCCAGGCCCAGCTTGCCGATAACTATCCCACTGATGATAGCGACCGTCAAACCTGCCGCCAGGTAAGTAAAAGCGATTTTCCAGCCAAACAGACCGAAGAGCAAAGCCAGTGCCACCTCATTAACCATGGGGGAAGCAATCAGGAATGAAAAAGTAACCCCCAGGGGAACCCCGGCTTCAACAAAGCCAATAAACATGGGTACTGCTGAACAGGAGCAAAAGGGAGTGACAATTCCCAGCAAAGCAGCCAGGATGTTGCCGCCAAAGAGGCGACTACCGCTTAAATATTTTTTCGTCCTTTCCGGCGGGAAATAGGAACGCAAATAGGAGATCAGGTAGATAACCACCGCCAGTAAAACAAAAATTTTGACAGTATCATAGATAAAAAAATGCACTGCTTGCCCCAGCGCGCTATCGGCTTTTAGGCCCATTTGCTGAAAAACCAGCCAGTCAACGAAATTTTTCCACAAGTTCCTCACCTTCTTATAAGTATATTACAATATCATTATATCATTAAGAGATAAAAAAATCCAGAGACTATCCTCTGGATTTTTTAGCCCTGGACCTTGACATAAACCTTGCGCTCCCGTGGCCCATCGAATTCCGCCAGATAAATTCCCTGCCAGGTGCCCAGCTGTAAACGCCCTTCTTCAATGATTACCGTAACAGATGAGCCCAACAGGGATGCTTTGATATGAGCTGCCGAATTGCCTTCCCCGTGGCGGTAGTTAGCCCGCCAGGGTACCAGCTTGTCAAGGACCGTCAGCATATCTGTCACTACATCGGGGTCGGCATTTTCATTGATGGTCACCCCGGCGGTAGTATGGGGAACAAATACTACGCACAGCCCCGACTTCACCCCCCTCTGACTTACCACCTGCTGCACCCGGTCAGTTATATCCACCAGTTGATCCCGGACCCCTGTCCTTACCCGTAGCACTTCCATTTTTACCCCTCCCTGTTATTTCAGTAATCCCGTCTCTTCCACTGGAATTGCTTCCACATCTTTCAGTTTTCGTTCGATGGTGCGGGATTTGCGCGCTGCGGTTTCTATAGAATTGCTGGCTTCCTGCAGTTTCTTCTGGGTTTTTTCCAGCAGATCCCCGAATTTGCCAAACTCCGTTTTCACCGCCCCCAGTAACTGCCATACCTCTGCGGAACGCTTCTCGATGGCCAGGGTGCGAAAGCCCAGTTGCAGGCTGTTAAGCAAGGCTGCCAGGGTAGTGGGGCCCGTTATTACCACCCGGTATTCCCGCAAGAGGCAATCATACAGGCCCGGTCGCCGCAGTACCTCGGCATATAGTCCTTCCACCGGGAGATAGAGCAGGGCAAAATCGGTAGTGCGGGGCGGGTCCAGATACTTGTCCCGGATCGCCTTGGCCTCCGCTTTTAGCCGTAATTCCAGCTGTTTGCCTGCCTCCTGAGCCAGACTGGCTTCCCCCCGTTCCTGGGCCTCCAGCAGCCGCTGGTAATCCTCCAGAGGAAACTTGGCATCTATGGGCAGCCAGATAAATTGATTGTCCCTCTCTCTGCCCGGCAGCCGGATGGCAAATTCCACCCGTTCATTGCTGCCCGCTTTGGTCACGATATTTTCGGCATATTGCTCCCGGGTCAGGAGCTGTTCCAGCACCTGGGCCAGCTGGACTTCGCCCCAGATCCCCCTGGTCTTGACATTGGTCAGCACCCGCTTCAGATCCCCGACCCCTGCCGCCAGGGCCTGCATTTCCCCCAGACCTTTCTGTACCTGCTCTAACCGTTCGCTGACCAGCTGGAAAGATTGGCCCAGACGCCTTTCCAGAGTGGCATGCAGCTGTTCATCCACCGTCTGGCGGATTTTTTCCAGCTGGCGGTGATTATCCTCCTGCAGCAGCCGCAGGCGTCCCTCAACCCCTTCCCGCAAGCGGTCAGCCTGCTGGCTGAAACTGTGAAAGGCCTGGATTAATTCTTCCCGGTTACGGGCCAGTTCTTCCCGCATCAGCCTTTCCTGGCGTTCCCCCTCCCGGCGCTGGTCCTGCTGACGCCAGAGCAGAAAAATTATCAAAAAAAGGTTGGCAAGGGAGACAATCATGGATAATAATAAAAGAGAATCCGCCATTACTTTTTCTCCTCCTTCCCAAACATTTATTCGCTCTTTTCCGTAAAAATCCTGCTGCTGCAGAGAAAAGGAGGCTTTTTTCATGCAAGAATTTAAACCCCAGGCCAGTCCCCGCATTATCTGGGGCTGGGCCTTAATCCTGCTGATCGTGGTCAGTGCTGCTGCTCCAGCTTATCTCACCTATAAGCAGGGCGAGTGGACCCTGGCCACAGCCGTGCCTTTCGTCGGTCTAATTCTACTGGCACTTGGGCTGGTCGGTTATTTTCTCTATGCTGCCTATACCCTTGCCTATGAAGTGGATGAGAAACAGCTGGTCATCCGCTGGGCCAATCGTCGGCTCACCATTCCCCTCAAGGAAATTAAGAAAGTCGAACTGAGCCAGGAAGGCAAAACCTTTGCCCGTCTATGGGGAGCCAGCTGGCCGGGGCTACACATCGGCACCTTTGCTCACCGCGGGGAAAAATATAATCTTTACGCTACCGCTAGAAAAAATGTGGTCCTGCTGTATACGAAAAAAGGCCAGTTCGGCCTTACCCCTGCCAACCGGGAAGAGTTTCTGGCTGTCCTCCAGCCCAAAGCAGGCAAAAGCGGCAAAGGAGGCAAAAAGTGATGTATCCCCTGCCCCACCGCCCCCCTTTTATCCTGCTGGACCAGTGGGAGATAGTGGAACCTGGGTATAAAGCCCGGGGTCATAAACTGATTACGGCCTGTGAAGGCTGGCGGTACTGGTCTGGCCCTTTGCTCTGGGAAGCGCTGGGCCAGCTGGCGGCCCTGGCCCTGGGCCAGGCTACCATGTTAACAGGCATCGACACTGCTATTTTACACCGTCCTCTGCTAGCCGGGGAACAGCTGCACCTGGAGGCCGAAATCATCGCTTTTAAGCGCGGGTTTGGCAAAAGACAGGGCCGGGCCTGGGTGGAAGGGGAGCTGGTCGGAGAATTACAGGGAAGTTTTGTTAGTCTGGAAAGGGGGACGAAAGCATGAAAGTAGCACTGGTAACCGGAGCCAG
Above is a window of Carboxydocella sporoproducens DSM 16521 DNA encoding:
- a CDS encoding secondary thiamine-phosphate synthase enzyme YjbQ, whose translation is MEVLRVRTGVRDQLVDITDRVQQVVSQRGVKSGLCVVFVPHTTAGVTINENADPDVVTDMLTVLDKLVPWRANYRHGEGNSAAHIKASLLGSSVTVIIEEGRLQLGTWQGIYLAEFDGPRERKVYVKVQG
- a CDS encoding permease, producing MWKNFVDWLVFQQMGLKADSALGQAVHFFIYDTVKIFVLLAVVIYLISYLRSYFPPERTKKYLSGSRLFGGNILAALLGIVTPFCSCSAVPMFIGFVEAGVPLGVTFSFLIASPMVNEVALALLFGLFGWKIAFTYLAAGLTVAIISGIVIGKLGLESWVQDYVYQIRVGQQEIKEMSQQERHQYALGYVKDIIRKVWLYILVAIAIGAWMHGYVPQDFLLRYAGPGHWYAVPLAVLVGIPLYSNAAGIIPLVSVFLEKGMALGTVLAFMMAVTALSLPEMIILKQVLKPRLIALFVAIVGSGILLVGYLFNWLW
- a CDS encoding DNA recombination protein RmuC; its protein translation is MADSLLLLSMIVSLANLFLIIFLLWRQQDQRREGERQERLMREELARNREELIQAFHSFSQQADRLREGVEGRLRLLQEDNHRQLEKIRQTVDEQLHATLERRLGQSFQLVSERLEQVQKGLGEMQALAAGVGDLKRVLTNVKTRGIWGEVQLAQVLEQLLTREQYAENIVTKAGSNERVEFAIRLPGRERDNQFIWLPIDAKFPLEDYQRLLEAQERGEASLAQEAGKQLELRLKAEAKAIRDKYLDPPRTTDFALLYLPVEGLYAEVLRRPGLYDCLLREYRVVITGPTTLAALLNSLQLGFRTLAIEKRSAEVWQLLGAVKTEFGKFGDLLEKTQKKLQEASNSIETAARKSRTIERKLKDVEAIPVEETGLLK
- a CDS encoding PH domain-containing protein, whose amino-acid sequence is MQEFKPQASPRIIWGWALILLIVVSAAAPAYLTYKQGEWTLATAVPFVGLILLALGLVGYFLYAAYTLAYEVDEKQLVIRWANRRLTIPLKEIKKVELSQEGKTFARLWGASWPGLHIGTFAHRGEKYNLYATARKNVVLLYTKKGQFGLTPANREEFLAVLQPKAGKSGKGGKK
- a CDS encoding thioredoxin family protein, whose protein sequence is MLSIKVLGSGCANCTKLEALVKEAIAELGVEAEVSKVQDWPQIMAYGVMATPGLVINEKVVHAGSLPDKAKVVSLITSALV